The following coding sequences are from one Paracoccus alcaliphilus window:
- the ccoS gene encoding cbb3-type cytochrome oxidase assembly protein CcoS → MEILTILIPVSLGLGATGLVAFIWALKSRQFEDPKGDAERILSDAWDDRPKPD, encoded by the coding sequence ATGGAAATCCTGACCATTCTGATTCCGGTCTCGCTGGGGCTGGGCGCAACCGGACTGGTCGCCTTCATCTGGGCCCTGAAATCGCGACAGTTCGAGGACCCCAAGGGCGACGCCGAACGCATCCTCAGCGACGCATGGGACGACCGGCCCAAACCGGACTGA
- a CDS encoding heavy metal translocating P-type ATPase, with protein MAELSAARISACPACDAAPLAERLADRAQPQASGDLILSLPAAHCAACITDVERALTALPGVRSARVNLTLRRVTVDAPQLTAEDLIPVLGAIGFDAHELDPDALSATTADRQGRDLLMRIGVSGFAMMNIMILSVAVWSGAEDATRDLFHWISGAIALPTVAFAGRPFFSSAWRALKAHRLNMDVPISLALAKTLAISLFETILSGHHAYFDAAVMLCFFLLIGRYLDHRTRALARSAAAELSALEVPRATLLRTPSKYLAGGPGDAMSPGLAISAMAEETVPVSTLRPGDLIRIRPGGRIPADGEIVDGHSEIDRALLTGETLPVPAAPGLVLSAGEVNLTGPLVMRVMAAGRDSSLARLTALVEAAESARGRYTSLAERASRAYAPVVHVLALVSFAGWFWATRDLRLSVNIAAAVLIITCPCALALAVPAVATTASGRLFRRGLLIKDGTALERLADVDTVVFDKTGTLTLGQPQLVSPDPLPRSLHPVARALATASSHPLSQALASALKDTPPAQLDDLHEQPGFGVAARWNGQQVRLGRADWLGAHDTSDDAPTSATWLAIGRQTPIRLDFTDSLRPGAAECVSSLQRQGVRVILLSGDRPAAVADIAARLGITEYHAGVSPQEKAAMVTGLGQQGAHVLMVGDGLNDTAALASAHASISPASALDAARVASDMVLTGKDLAPVADTLTVAKAATRRIRENFAISFGYNFIAVPVAIAGFATPLFAALAMSISSITVTLNALRLRKAQGETRWKS; from the coding sequence ATGGCCGAACTCTCCGCCGCGCGGATCAGCGCCTGCCCCGCCTGCGACGCAGCCCCTCTGGCCGAACGGCTGGCCGACAGGGCGCAACCGCAGGCCAGCGGCGATCTGATCCTGTCGCTGCCCGCCGCCCATTGCGCCGCCTGCATCACCGATGTCGAACGCGCGCTGACCGCCCTTCCCGGCGTGCGCAGCGCGCGCGTCAACCTGACCCTGCGTCGCGTCACCGTCGATGCGCCCCAACTGACCGCCGAGGACCTGATCCCGGTCCTCGGCGCCATCGGCTTCGATGCGCATGAACTCGACCCTGACGCCCTCTCGGCCACCACCGCAGACCGTCAGGGCCGCGACCTGCTGATGCGGATCGGCGTGTCCGGTTTCGCGATGATGAACATCATGATCCTGTCGGTCGCCGTCTGGTCGGGGGCCGAGGACGCGACCCGCGACCTGTTCCACTGGATTTCCGGTGCCATCGCCCTGCCCACGGTGGCCTTCGCGGGCCGGCCCTTCTTCTCCAGCGCCTGGCGCGCGCTCAAGGCTCACCGCCTCAACATGGATGTACCGATCTCTCTGGCGCTGGCCAAGACGCTGGCGATCTCGCTTTTCGAGACCATTCTCTCGGGCCATCACGCCTATTTCGACGCGGCGGTGATGCTGTGCTTCTTCCTGCTGATCGGGCGCTATCTCGACCACCGCACCCGCGCCCTCGCCCGCTCTGCCGCGGCCGAGCTTTCGGCCCTCGAAGTCCCCCGCGCCACCCTGCTTCGCACTCCTTCCAAATACCTTGCAGGGGGTCCGGGGGACGCAATGTCCCCCGGCCTCGCCATCAGCGCCATGGCCGAGGAAACCGTGCCCGTCTCGACCCTTCGCCCGGGCGACCTGATCCGCATCCGCCCCGGCGGCCGCATCCCCGCCGATGGCGAGATCGTGGACGGACATTCCGAAATCGACCGCGCCTTGCTGACCGGCGAGACCCTCCCCGTCCCCGCCGCGCCGGGGCTGGTGCTGTCGGCGGGCGAGGTCAACCTGACCGGGCCGCTGGTCATGCGGGTGATGGCCGCGGGCCGCGACAGCTCGCTCGCCCGGCTGACCGCATTGGTCGAGGCCGCCGAATCCGCGCGTGGTCGCTATACCTCGCTGGCCGAGCGTGCCTCCCGCGCCTATGCGCCGGTGGTGCATGTGCTGGCGCTGGTCAGCTTCGCCGGCTGGTTCTGGGCCACGCGCGATCTGCGGCTGTCGGTCAATATCGCGGCGGCGGTGCTGATCATCACCTGCCCCTGCGCTCTGGCGCTGGCGGTGCCCGCAGTGGCCACGACCGCCTCGGGACGGCTGTTCCGGCGCGGGCTGCTGATCAAGGACGGCACCGCGCTGGAGCGTCTGGCCGACGTCGATACCGTCGTTTTCGACAAGACCGGCACCCTGACACTGGGCCAGCCGCAACTGGTCTCGCCCGATCCCCTGCCCCGATCCCTGCACCCCGTCGCGCGGGCGCTGGCCACCGCCTCGTCGCATCCATTGTCGCAGGCGCTGGCCTCGGCCCTGAAGGACACCCCACCCGCGCAGCTGGACGACCTGCACGAACAACCGGGCTTCGGCGTCGCCGCGCGCTGGAACGGCCAGCAGGTGCGTCTGGGCCGCGCCGACTGGCTGGGCGCCCATGACACCAGCGACGATGCGCCGACCAGCGCCACATGGCTGGCCATCGGCAGGCAGACTCCGATCCGGCTGGACTTCACCGACAGCCTGCGGCCCGGCGCCGCCGAATGCGTCAGCAGCCTGCAACGGCAGGGCGTCCGCGTCATCCTGCTGTCCGGAGACCGCCCCGCCGCCGTGGCCGATATCGCGGCGCGTCTGGGCATCACCGAATATCATGCGGGCGTCTCGCCCCAGGAAAAGGCGGCGATGGTCACCGGGCTGGGCCAGCAGGGCGCGCATGTGCTGATGGTGGGCGACGGGCTGAACGATACGGCGGCGCTGGCCTCGGCCCACGCTTCGATCTCGCCCGCCTCGGCGCTGGATGCCGCGCGGGTGGCCAGCGACATGGTGCTGACCGGCAAGGATCTGGCGCCCGTCGCCGATACGCTGACCGTGGCCAAAGCCGCGACCCGCCGCATCCGCGAAAATTTTGCCATCTCGTTCGGATATAATTTCATTGCCGTGCCGGTGGCGATCGCGGGCTTTGCGACACCGCTGTTCGCGGCGCTGGCAATGTCAATCAGTTCGATCACCGTCACGCTGAACGCATTGCGGCTGCGCAAGGCACAAGGAGAAACGCGATGGAAATCCTGA
- a CDS encoding FixH family protein — protein MKRELTGRHVLAITLCAFGVIVAVNLVMAFKAVGTFPGLEVQNSYVASQSFDRDRAAQQALGWTVQAGHDGQRLTLEVTDPHGQHPMIRELSATIGRPTHIREDRVLDLTYDGGIFSAPADLAAGSWILHVTATAADGTEFRQRLDHIARN, from the coding sequence ATGAAACGCGAACTGACCGGCCGCCATGTTCTGGCCATCACGCTTTGCGCTTTCGGTGTCATCGTCGCGGTCAATCTGGTGATGGCCTTCAAGGCGGTGGGCACCTTTCCGGGGCTGGAGGTGCAAAACAGCTATGTCGCCTCGCAAAGCTTCGACCGCGACCGGGCGGCGCAGCAGGCGCTTGGCTGGACCGTCCAAGCAGGCCATGACGGGCAGCGGCTGACGCTGGAAGTCACCGACCCTCACGGCCAGCACCCGATGATCCGCGAACTGTCGGCGACGATCGGCCGCCCGACCCATATCCGCGAGGACCGGGTGCTGGACCTCACCTATGACGGCGGCATCTTCAGCGCCCCCGCCGATCTGGCTGCGGGCAGCTGGATCCTGCATGTGACGGCGACGGCGGCTGACGGAACCGAGTTCCGCCAGCGTCTGGACCATATCGCCCGCAACTAG
- the ccoG gene encoding cytochrome c oxidase accessory protein CcoG, whose translation MSSPQMDPPGLYAAREPIFPKRVKGRFRTLKWVAMAIMLAIYYITPWIRWDRGPNMPDQAVLVDLANRRFFFFWIEIWPHEFYFVAGLLVMAGLGLFLFTSALGRVWCGYACPQTVWTDLFTMVERWVEGDRNNQLRLHRQKWNSQKIRLRAVKWSLWLLIALCTGGAWVFYFTDAPTLLGNLLAGQAHPVAYITILTLTATTFFFGGFAREQICIYACPWPRIQAAMMDEDTLTVAYREWRGEPRGKAQKGTAAAPQGDCIDCMACVNVCPMGIDIRDGQQMECITCALCIDACDEIMERVGKPRGLIDYLALRDEEAERTGAAPRPVWKHVLRPRTLLYFTLWSGIGVALVVALFIRSAVDLNVTPVRNPTFVTMSDGSIRNTYELRLRSKEHEPATYRISVGGDGTQDLVLAIEGAQDDNVVVPADQTLERRVYLTAPPQSALARTPSQKIDLVIENIDNPARASVATVFHGKGQ comes from the coding sequence ATGTCCAGCCCGCAGATGGACCCGCCAGGTCTGTATGCCGCGCGAGAACCGATCTTTCCCAAACGAGTCAAAGGCAGGTTCCGCACTCTCAAGTGGGTCGCCATGGCGATCATGCTTGCGATCTATTACATCACCCCGTGGATCCGCTGGGACCGCGGCCCGAACATGCCCGATCAGGCGGTGCTGGTGGACCTTGCCAACCGCCGTTTCTTCTTTTTCTGGATCGAGATCTGGCCGCATGAATTCTATTTCGTCGCGGGCCTTCTGGTCATGGCGGGGCTGGGGCTGTTCCTGTTCACCTCGGCGCTGGGACGGGTCTGGTGCGGCTATGCCTGCCCGCAGACGGTCTGGACCGACCTGTTCACCATGGTCGAGCGCTGGGTCGAGGGCGACCGCAACAACCAGTTGCGCCTGCACCGGCAGAAATGGAACAGCCAGAAGATCCGGCTGCGCGCTGTCAAATGGTCGCTGTGGCTGCTGATCGCGCTTTGCACGGGGGGCGCGTGGGTGTTCTATTTCACCGACGCGCCGACGCTGCTTGGCAACCTGCTGGCCGGGCAGGCCCATCCGGTCGCCTATATCACCATCCTGACCCTGACCGCGACGACCTTCTTCTTCGGCGGCTTCGCGCGCGAACAGATCTGCATCTATGCCTGCCCCTGGCCACGCATCCAGGCCGCGATGATGGACGAGGACACGCTGACCGTCGCCTATCGCGAATGGCGAGGAGAGCCGCGGGGCAAGGCGCAAAAGGGCACCGCCGCCGCGCCGCAGGGCGATTGCATCGACTGCATGGCCTGCGTGAACGTCTGCCCGATGGGGATCGACATCCGCGACGGACAGCAGATGGAATGCATCACCTGCGCGCTGTGCATCGACGCCTGCGACGAGATCATGGAGCGCGTGGGCAAGCCGCGCGGCCTGATCGACTATCTGGCGCTGCGCGACGAAGAGGCCGAACGCACCGGCGCCGCCCCCCGGCCGGTCTGGAAACATGTCCTGCGTCCGCGCACATTGCTGTATTTCACGCTGTGGTCGGGGATCGGCGTGGCGCTGGTGGTGGCGCTGTTCATCCGCTCGGCGGTTGACCTGAACGTGACGCCGGTGCGCAACCCGACCTTTGTGACCATGTCCGACGGCTCGATCCGCAACACCTACGAGCTACGGCTGCGCAGCAAAGAGCACGAGCCCGCGACCTATCGCATTTCGGTGGGCGGCGATGGCACGCAGGATCTGGTTCTGGCCATCGAGGGCGCGCAAGACGACAATGTCGTGGTTCCCGCCGACCAGACGCTGGAACGCCGGGTCTATCTGACCGCGCCGCCGCAATCGGCTCTGGCCCGCACCCCCTCGCAAAAGATCGATCTGGTGATCGAGAATATCGACAACCCGGCGCGCGCCTCGGTCGCGACCGTCTTTCACGGAAAGGGCCAGTGA
- the ppk2 gene encoding polyphosphate kinase 2 — MMTEIAAPTTIEARPAVPPVEAQPVPAPHRRSRRSAVQGFENGRYPYSSRMGRRAYEAEKALLQAELLKVQLWAQETGQKFVILFEGRDAAGKGGTIKRFNEHLNPRFARVVALNKPTEEERGQWYFQRYVQHLPTSGEMVFYDRSWYNRAGVERVMGFCNPNEYLEFMRQAPEFERMLVRSGIRLYKYWFSVTQDEQHRRFLSRETDPLKRWKLSPIDKASLDKWADYTEAKEAMFFYTDTADAPWVIVKSNDKKRARLNCMRHFLSTLDYPDKDLAVVTPPDPLLVGQASHVVHGAAHILGAAQHPDKRQRRSRQDIPAKEAQGASAS, encoded by the coding sequence ATGATGACCGAGATTGCCGCCCCCACCACCATCGAGGCCCGTCCGGCCGTACCCCCGGTTGAGGCCCAGCCTGTCCCCGCACCGCATCGAAGGTCGCGCAGGTCGGCCGTGCAGGGCTTTGAAAACGGCCGATATCCCTATTCAAGCCGCATGGGCCGACGCGCGTATGAGGCCGAAAAGGCCCTGCTTCAGGCGGAACTGCTGAAAGTCCAGCTTTGGGCGCAAGAAACCGGCCAGAAATTCGTGATCCTGTTCGAGGGTCGCGACGCCGCAGGCAAGGGCGGCACGATCAAGCGCTTCAACGAGCATCTGAACCCGCGCTTCGCCCGCGTCGTCGCCCTGAACAAACCGACCGAGGAAGAGCGCGGCCAGTGGTATTTCCAGCGCTACGTCCAGCACCTGCCGACCTCGGGCGAAATGGTCTTCTACGACCGCAGTTGGTACAACCGCGCTGGCGTCGAGCGGGTGATGGGCTTTTGCAACCCGAACGAATACCTGGAATTCATGCGTCAGGCGCCCGAATTCGAGCGGATGCTGGTTCGCTCGGGGATCAGGCTTTACAAATACTGGTTCTCGGTCACCCAGGACGAACAGCACCGCCGCTTTCTCTCGCGCGAGACGGATCCGCTGAAGCGCTGGAAGCTGAGCCCCATCGACAAGGCCAGTCTGGACAAGTGGGCCGACTATACCGAGGCGAAAGAGGCGATGTTTTTCTATACCGACACCGCCGACGCGCCCTGGGTCATCGTCAAATCGAACGACAAGAAGCGCGCCCGGCTGAACTGCATGCGCCATTTCCTGTCCACGCTGGATTATCCCGACAAGGATCTTGCGGTGGTGACGCCCCCCGATCCGCTGCTGGTCGGGCAGGCCAGCCACGTGGTCCATGGCGCCGCCCATATCCTGGGTGCGGCGCAGCATCCCGATAAGCGCCAACGGAGATCAAGGCAAGACATACCCGCGAAAGAGGCCCAAGGCGCATCAGCATCCTAG
- the parE gene encoding DNA topoisomerase IV subunit B: MADDLLSAADASANSYSAASIEVLEGLEPVRKRPGMYIGGTDERALHHLVAEILDNSMDEAVAGHASRIEVELLADFSVVIRDNGRGIPIDPHPKFPGKSALEVILCTLHAGGKFSGDTYQTSGGLHGVGASVVNALSDSMVVQVARNKELFQQSFSRGVPQGPVERIGAAPNRRGTTVTFHADEEIFGHHRFKPARLIKMVKSKAYLFSGVEIRWKSEIDDGETPREATFHFPGGLADYLSETLSGATAYADRPFAGSVDFKRFNAPGKVDWAINWTPSRDGFIQSYCNTVPTPEGGTHEAGFWAAILKGIRAYGERVSNKKAAQITREDLLTGGCALVSCFIREPEFVGQTKDRLATTEAARLVEGAVRDHFDNWLASDTKSAGAILDFLILRAEERLRRRQEKETARKSATKKLRLPGKLVDCSNSARDGTELFIVEGDSAGGSAKMARNRTNQALLPLRGKILNVLGAASSKMGANQEIDNLCQAIGTGMGTKFNVDDLRYDKIIIMTDADVDGAHIASLLMTFFFTQMRPLIDKGHLYLACPPLYRLTQGAHRVYVADDAEKERMLVKGLGGKGKIDVQRFKGLGEMDAKDLKDTTMNPESRKLIRVAIDDDEGGETGDLVERLMGKKPELRFQYIQENARFVEELDV, from the coding sequence ATGGCCGACGATCTTCTTTCCGCCGCCGACGCAAGCGCCAACAGCTATTCCGCCGCCTCGATCGAGGTGCTGGAGGGGCTGGAGCCCGTTCGCAAGCGACCCGGCATGTATATCGGCGGCACCGATGAACGCGCCTTGCATCATCTGGTGGCCGAGATCCTCGACAACTCGATGGACGAGGCCGTGGCGGGACATGCCAGCCGCATCGAGGTCGAGCTTCTGGCCGATTTCAGCGTGGTGATCCGCGACAATGGCCGCGGTATTCCCATTGATCCGCATCCGAAGTTCCCGGGCAAATCCGCGCTGGAGGTGATCCTGTGCACGTTGCATGCGGGCGGCAAGTTCTCGGGCGATACCTATCAGACCTCGGGCGGGTTGCACGGGGTCGGGGCCTCGGTCGTCAACGCGCTTTCCGACAGCATGGTCGTGCAGGTGGCCCGCAACAAGGAACTGTTCCAGCAAAGCTTTTCGCGCGGGGTCCCGCAGGGGCCGGTCGAACGGATCGGCGCCGCCCCGAACCGGCGCGGTACCACCGTCACCTTCCACGCGGATGAGGAAATCTTCGGCCATCACCGCTTCAAGCCCGCGCGGCTGATCAAGATGGTGAAATCCAAGGCCTATCTGTTCTCGGGCGTGGAAATCCGCTGGAAATCCGAGATCGACGACGGCGAAACCCCGCGCGAGGCGACCTTCCATTTCCCCGGCGGGCTGGCCGATTACCTGTCCGAGACGCTGAGCGGCGCGACCGCCTATGCCGACCGTCCCTTTGCCGGCAGCGTCGATTTCAAGCGTTTCAATGCGCCGGGAAAGGTGGATTGGGCGATCAACTGGACGCCGTCGCGCGACGGTTTCATCCAGTCCTATTGCAACACAGTCCCCACGCCCGAGGGTGGCACGCATGAGGCCGGTTTCTGGGCCGCGATCCTCAAGGGTATTCGCGCCTATGGCGAACGGGTCAGCAACAAGAAGGCCGCCCAGATCACGCGCGAGGATCTGCTGACCGGCGGCTGCGCGCTGGTGTCTTGCTTCATCCGCGAACCGGAATTCGTCGGCCAGACCAAGGACCGGCTGGCCACGACCGAGGCCGCGCGTCTGGTCGAGGGCGCGGTGCGCGACCATTTCGACAACTGGCTGGCCTCGGACACGAAATCGGCAGGCGCGATCCTCGATTTCCTGATCCTGCGGGCCGAGGAACGGCTGCGCCGCCGTCAGGAAAAGGAAACCGCCCGCAAATCCGCGACCAAGAAGCTGCGCCTGCCGGGCAAGCTGGTGGATTGCTCGAATTCGGCCCGCGACGGCACCGAGCTGTTCATCGTCGAGGGCGACAGCGCGGGCGGCAGCGCCAAGATGGCTCGCAACCGGACCAATCAGGCGCTGTTGCCGCTGCGTGGCAAGATCCTGAACGTGTTGGGCGCGGCCTCCAGCAAGATGGGCGCGAATCAGGAGATCGACAATCTGTGTCAGGCCATCGGAACCGGCATGGGCACAAAGTTCAACGTCGATGACCTGCGTTACGACAAGATCATCATCATGACCGATGCCGATGTCGATGGCGCCCACATCGCCAGCCTGCTGATGACATTTTTCTTTACCCAGATGCGGCCGCTGATCGACAAGGGCCATCTCTATCTGGCGTGCCCGCCGCTTTATCGGCTGACGCAGGGGGCGCATCGGGTCTATGTCGCCGATGATGCGGAAAAGGAACGGATGCTGGTCAAGGGGCTGGGCGGCAAGGGCAAGATCGACGTGCAGCGATTCAAGGGTCTGGGCGAGATGGACGCCAAGGATCTGAAGGACACGACGATGAATCCCGAGTCGCGCAAACTGATCCGGGTGGCGATCGACGACGACGAGGGCGGCGAAACCGGCGATCTGGTCGAGCGTCTGATGGGCAAGAAGCCCGAGCTGCGTTTCCAGTACATTCAGGAAAACGCCCGCTTCGTCGAGGAACTGGACGTCTGA
- a CDS encoding WecB/TagA/CpsF family glycosyltransferase yields the protein MQFDYPDHRITVNMPDQPALMAEIRDRWRAGRGFALATINLDHLVKLKEDADFRAAYAAQDLVVADGNPIIWLSRLARRPVSLVPGSDLVVPLVRLATEEGCPVALVGSTDEALTAAAARLCELVPGAPIVATIAPPMGFDPHSDEAGALLRQVQASGARMCFLAMGAPRQEILAARGRREAPAVGFASVGAGLDFLAGNQRRAPLWVRRLALEWVWRMLSAPRRLVPRYARCAAILPGQVRAALGLRRAE from the coding sequence ATGCAATTCGATTATCCCGATCACCGGATCACGGTGAACATGCCCGACCAGCCCGCCTTGATGGCCGAGATTCGCGATCGCTGGCGGGCGGGCAGGGGCTTTGCGCTGGCCACGATCAATCTGGATCATCTGGTCAAGCTTAAGGAGGATGCGGATTTCCGCGCCGCCTATGCCGCGCAGGATCTGGTCGTGGCGGATGGCAATCCGATCATCTGGCTGTCGCGGCTGGCGCGGCGTCCGGTCAGCCTTGTGCCGGGGTCGGATCTGGTGGTGCCGCTGGTACGGCTGGCGACTGAAGAAGGCTGTCCCGTCGCACTGGTCGGCAGCACCGATGAGGCGCTGACGGCGGCGGCGGCCCGGCTGTGCGAACTGGTGCCCGGCGCGCCCATCGTGGCGACCATCGCCCCGCCGATGGGCTTCGATCCGCATTCGGACGAGGCAGGCGCCTTGCTGCGTCAGGTTCAGGCCAGCGGCGCGCGGATGTGCTTTCTGGCGATGGGCGCGCCCCGACAAGAGATTCTGGCGGCGCGCGGGCGGCGGGAGGCTCCGGCCGTCGGCTTCGCCTCGGTCGGGGCGGGGTTGGACTTTCTGGCCGGAAACCAGCGCCGGGCGCCGCTTTGGGTCAGGCGGCTGGCGCTGGAATGGGTCTGGCGCATGCTGTCGGCGCCGCGGCGGCTGGTGCCGCGCTATGCCCGCTGTGCCGCGATCCTGCCGGGGCAGGTGCGAGCGGCACTGGGGCTGCGACGGGCGGAATGA
- a CDS encoding glycosyltransferase family 2 protein, whose protein sequence is MVAQQQNTGKTLPAIDAIVIGRNEGQRLIDCLSSLQAAGMRRLIYVDSGSTDGSTDAARAAGAEVIALDMTRPFTAARARNAGLERIAEDRDLPDFVHFVDGDCQLQPGWLQVAADFLADHPQVVVVCGRRRERHPRASVYNRLCDLEWDTPVGEELACGGDALMRTQALLAVGGFRDDLIAGEEPELCLRLRRAGGQIWRLDHEMVLHDAAMTRFSQWWRRARRAGHAFAEGAALHGAPPERHWVTETRRAILWGAALPLAILLALVLMPALGVLLLLAYPAQVLRIAARHGLSRRESWEYAAFTVLGKFPEVLGVLGFWRNRLLGRQGRLIEYK, encoded by the coding sequence ATGGTGGCTCAGCAGCAGAATACCGGCAAGACCTTGCCGGCGATCGACGCAATCGTGATCGGCCGGAACGAGGGCCAGCGGCTGATCGACTGCCTGTCATCGCTGCAGGCGGCGGGAATGCGACGGCTGATCTATGTCGATTCCGGCTCGACCGATGGCAGCACTGACGCGGCAAGGGCGGCTGGTGCCGAGGTGATCGCGCTGGACATGACGCGCCCCTTCACCGCCGCGCGGGCACGCAATGCCGGGCTGGAGCGGATCGCGGAGGATCGCGACCTGCCCGATTTCGTCCATTTCGTCGACGGCGACTGTCAGCTTCAGCCCGGCTGGTTGCAGGTGGCCGCCGATTTTCTGGCCGATCATCCGCAGGTCGTCGTGGTCTGTGGCAGGCGGCGCGAACGCCATCCGCGGGCCTCCGTCTATAACCGGCTTTGCGATCTGGAATGGGATACGCCGGTCGGCGAGGAACTGGCCTGCGGCGGCGACGCCCTGATGCGCACGCAGGCCCTGCTGGCGGTCGGTGGCTTTCGCGACGACCTGATCGCGGGCGAAGAGCCCGAGCTGTGCCTGCGCCTGCGTCGTGCGGGCGGGCAGATCTGGCGGCTGGATCACGAGATGGTACTGCATGACGCCGCCATGACCCGGTTTTCGCAATGGTGGCGGCGGGCAAGGCGGGCCGGTCACGCCTTCGCCGAGGGCGCGGCGCTGCATGGCGCCCCGCCCGAGCGGCATTGGGTGACCGAGACCCGGCGGGCGATCTTGTGGGGTGCGGCGCTGCCTCTGGCGATCCTGCTCGCGCTGGTGCTGATGCCTGCCCTGGGGGTGCTGTTGCTTCTGGCCTATCCGGCGCAGGTGCTGCGGATCGCGGCGCGGCACGGGCTGTCGCGGCGCGAATCCTGGGAATATGCGGCATTCACCGTGCTGGGGAAATTCCCCGAGGTGCTGGGGGTGCTGGGCTTTTGGAGGAACCGGCTGTTGGGGCGTCAGGGGCGGCTGATCGAATACAAGTGA